The nucleotide sequence GGTTACGAGTTGATGATGAAATTAGCTCAAGGTTCGCCGGAGCAGAAAGCAATGGCGCAGGATGCGTTCAACCGTTGGTGGTGGCCGACTCTGATGATGTTCGGGCCAAAAGATGCCGATTCCGGAAATACAGAATTATCAATGAAATGGCGCATCAAACGTTTTACGAACGACGAATTGAGACAGCGTTTCGTAGATGTTTCGATTCCTCAGGCAGAATATTTGGGCTTAACAATCCCCGACCCAGATTTGAAATTCAACGAAGAAACGAGACATTACGAATTCGGAGAAATCGATTGGGATGAGTTCTGGAAAGTGGTGAAAGGTAACGGGCTTTGCAACAAAGAAAGAATCGAAACCCGTAAAAAATCCTTCGACGACGGCGCTTGGGTAAGAGAAGCCGCAACAGCTTATCACAAGAAAAGAAAATTAAGAGAAGAACTAAGTAGAAAAACAGTCTAATCTTTTGTAACGCAAAGGCGCAATTAATTTGACAAATCGATGCTTTAAGTCGCAAAAACTTAATTCGAAATATCATTCTTTGCGACTTGAAACAGAATTAAAAAAGAAAAGTCTTGCGCCTTTGCGATAAAAATTAAAGCTCAATAATTAATATTATGCAAAATACAGAATGGCCACTTTGGGAGGTTTTTATCAGAAGCAGACAAGGTCTTGACCATAAACACGTGGGCAGTCTTCACGCCGCTGATGCAGAAATGGCAATCCAAAACGCACGCGATGTTTACACGAGAAGGATGGAAGGTGTCAGCATTTGGGTTGTAGAATCCAAGCACATCCACGCCACCAATCCCGATGATTCCGAGGCGTTTTACGAGCCTTCGGAAGACAAAGTTTACCGCCATCCGACGTTTTACCACGTTCCGGAAGAGGTGAAAAATATGTAATAAGAAACGACGAAGTCGTGAAATGTTGGTAGAAATAATTTCCAAAATAAAACAAGGTGCGAAGCACCGAAATATCGGTAAAGAATGGAAAACAATCAAAATAACTGGCTCAATTATATTCTGCATCTCGCAGATACAAGCCTCATTCTAGGGCAGCGTCTATGCGAATGGTGTGGGAAAGGACCAGTCCTGGAACAGGATATCGCAATGTCAAATATTGCTTTGGATTTGTTGGGTGAAGCTTCCAATTATTATCAGTATGCCGCCGAAATTCAGAATGAAGGAAAATCAGAAGACGATTTAGCTTTCCTGAGAAACGAACGCGAATTTAGGAATTTACTTTTAGTTGAAAGAGAAAACGGTCATTTTGGAGACACCATTGCGAGACATTTTTTTTTCGATGTATATCATCATTTGTTATTGACAGAACTGAAGAATCATTCCGATTTGAAATTGGCTTCGATTGCTGAAAAATCTCTGAAAGAAGCAACCTATCATTTAAAATGGAGCAGTGAGTGGGTGATTCGATTGGGTGACGGAACAGAAGAAAGTCACGAAAAAATTCAGAAATCAGTCAATGATTTGGTTGATTTTACAGACGAGATGTTCATTCCAGCCAACTGGGAATTAGAATTAATTGAACAAAATAGCATTCCTGACATCAGAACTTTCCGAACCAAATGGGAAACCAAAGTTCTGGAAATCCTGAATGAAGCAACTTTGTCTGTTGATTTCTCAAAATCGAGACAATTAACTGGTGGAAAAGATGGAAAACATACTGAGAAAATGGGTTACATCTTAGCAGAGATGCAAATGATGCAACGCACTTATCCTAATATGGAATGGTAGATTATAACGCAAAGGCGCAAGAGTTGTGAATACAGCACTGTTATAAGTCGCAAAACGTAGCGCACAACTTTGCGACTTAAAACATTGAATTAATAAAAATTATTTGCGCCTTTGCGATAAAAACAAAAATGACAGTCACAGAAGAACATATCTGGCAAATCTTAGAAGAAGTTCCCGATCCGGAAGTTCCCGTTCTCAACCTTTTGGATTTGGGAATTATCCGCGATGTGAAGCTCAATGAAGACGAAATCGAAATTGTTGTGACACCAACTTATTCCGGCTGTCCCGCAACATCGATGATTAATATGGCGATTAAAATGAAGCTGATTGAAAGAGGTTTCAACAATATTAAAATAACAAACCAATTGAGTCCGGCTTGGACCACCGATTGGATGACCGAGGAAGGCAAACAAAAACTGAAAGTTTACGGCATCGCACCGCCTGTTTATTCAAAAAATAGCGATGAATTATTTTCAAAAACAGATGAGGTCGAATGTCCGCTTTGTGGCTCAAAATATACACATTTGGTAAGTCAGTTTGGTTCCACAGCGTGTAAAGCATTATATCAATGTGATGATTGCAGAGAACCTTTTGATTATTTTAAATGTCATTAATTTGGTTGATGGTTATTAGTTGACAGTCGTTTGATTTAGACTAAAACAAATAAATATTTCTTCGCTGAGTGCTAACGCCTTTGCGAACTTAAAAACAGTTTGTCGTAAAAAAATCTTTGCGCTCTTTGCGTTAAAATATTAGAAAATGAAAATAGGAATAGTCGGTAGCGGAGCAATGGGAAGTGGAATTGCGCAAGTTTTGGCGACAGCCGGAAATCAGGTTTTGTTGTATGACAGCAATCCGATTGTCGTAGAAAAAGCGGGACAAAATCTCGAAGCCCAGTTCCAAAAATTAGCAGAAAAAGGAAAGCTGACTTATGAAGAAGCGGAAACTTATTTTGATAATATCCGACTGAGCGATAAATTATCCGAACTGAAAGATTCAGAATTAATTATCGAAGCGATTATCGAAGATTTGGAAATCAAAAAAGATTTGTTCCAAAAGCTGGAAAATTTGGTTTCCGAAAATTGTATTTTGACAACCAATACGTCATCTTTATCAGTTGCGTCCATTGCATCAGCTTGCCAGAAACCAGAACGAGTGATTGGAATTCATTTTTTCAATCCTGCGCCGTTGATGGCTTTGGTTGAGATTATTCCAGCCGTTCAGACAGATAAAGATTTAATTTCGAAAACGAAAACTTTAGTGGAAAGCTGGAAGAAACTTCCTGTGATTGCAAAAGATACGCCTGGATTTATTGTCAACCGCGTTGCAAGACCATTTTATGGCGAAGCCATCAGAATCTTAGAAGAAGGAATCGCTGACTGTGCGACGATTGATTTTGCAATGACGAGTTTAGGCGGATTCAAAATGGGACCATTTCAATTGATGGATTTCATTGGTCACGATGTCAATTATCGAGTGACAGAAAGTGTTTTTAAAGAGTTCTTCTACGATCCGAAATTCAAACCATCATTCACACAAAAAAGATTATTCGAAGCAGGATTTTTCGGAAAGAAATCGGGAAGAGGATTTTATGATTATTCTCCAAATGCTGAACAACCAAAACCAAACGAGAATCTGGAATTATTAGAATCGATTTTTAAAAGAATCTTGGTAATGTTGATGAACGAAGCCGCAGATGCTTACTTCTTAAATATAGCTTCAGCAGAAGACATCGATTTGGCAATGAAAAAAGGCGTGAATTATCCAAAAGGATTATTACAATGGGCAGATGAATTTGGTATAGCAAATCTTGAAAAAGAATTAGATCAGCTTTATAATTTCTACCACGAGGACCGCTACAGATGCAGTCCGATTACTAGAAACTTAGTAAAACAAAACAGAAAATTCTATTAAAGTTAAACGCAAAGGCGGAAAATATTAGAGAAAATTGCATTGCTTTAAGTCGCAAATTTCCCAATTAATTTAAAAAATACAACACAAATGAATGAAAATGAATTGGCAAAAATCGTTGTTGATTTAGGATATAAAATTTACAAAAAGCTTGGAGCAGGATTATTTGAAAATGTTTATGAGGAATGTTTATTTCACGATATAAAAAAAGCAGGCTTACAAGTTGAGAGACAAAAATATCTACCAATTATTTATGACGATTTAAGAATAGAAAATGCATACAAGATAGATTTATTAATAGAAAACAAGTTAATTCTGGAAATAAAAACAGTTGATGCGCTGAATGATGTTCATAAAGCCCAAATCCTTACATATTTGAAAATGACAGGATGTAAACTTGGGTTGTTAATCAATTTCAGAACTGATTTTTATAAAGATAGTGTGAAACGAATCGTAAATAATTTATGATTCGAATTATATATCACGTTCTCAATTTTTGACTTAAAACACAAAAAATTAGAATAAAGTAAATCTTTGGGAAAAAAATAGACGACAGTCTTTTTTGCGACTTTAAGCATAACATATATAAAACAAAATGCGCCTTTGCGATAAAATTATGAATCAAGTATATATAATAGACGGCATCCGAACGCCAATCGGAAAATTGAAAGGGAGTTTATCTTCTGTTCGTCCCGATGATATGGCGGCTTTCGTCATCAAAAAACTATTGGAAAGAAATCCAAATATCGACCAAAGTAGAATCTATGACGTCGTTTTAGGTTGTGCCAATCAGGCTGGCGAAGACAACCGAAACATTGCAAGAATGTCGGCTTTGCTTTCGGGTTTGGATTATCACGTTCCCGGCGAAACGGTGAATAGACTTTGTGCTTCCGGTTTGTCGGCTGCGATTAATGCAGCAAGATCAATCCAAGTGGGCGATGCTGATTTGATGATTTCCGGTGGTGTTGAAAATATGACACGAGGACCATTAGTCATTTCAAAATCTGAAAGTCCTTTTGGAGGCGATGCAAAAATTTACGATACAACTTTCGGTTGGCGATTCATCAATCCGAAAATGAAAGAAATTTATGGTGTAGATGCAATGGGTGAGACAGCGGAAAATTTGGCTGAGCGTGATAATATTTCCAGAGAAGACCAGGATTTGTTTGCTTTTAATTCTCAAAGAAAAACCAAAATCGCTCAGGAAAACGGAAGATTGTCTCAGGAAATTGTTCCGGTTAATATTCCACAGAGAAAAGGTGATGATTTGATTTTTGATAAAGATGAATTCCCGAAAAATGATACCACTTTGGAAGGCTTGTCAAAATTAAGAACCGTTTTCAAAAAAGAAGGAACAGTCACCGCAGGAAATGCTTCGGGATTAAATGATGGCGCAGCGGTCAATTTGTTAGCTTCGGAAAATGCGATTAAAGAATTTGGATTAACACCAAAAGCAAGAATTGTCAGCAGTGCAGTTGTTGGCGTTGAACCAAGGTTGATGGGAATCGGACCTGTAAAAGCAACTGAATTGGCATTGAAAAAAGCTGGTTTGACATTTAATGATATAGATATTATTGAATTGAATGAAGCTTTTGCAGCTCAAAGTTTAGCTTGCATCAGAGCTTGGGGATTGGATGATAACGATTCCAGAATCAATCCGAATGGAGGTGCGATTGCGCTTGGACATCCACTCGGAATGAGCGGCGCAAGAATCCTGAACTCCGCAATGTATGAACTTCATAACCAAAATAAAAAATATGCTCTGGCAACAATGTGCGTAGGTTTGGGGCAAGGGTTTGCGGTGGTAATTGAGAAAGTTTAATTGGTTGTAAAAAGTAGAATGTACAAAGTAAAAAGTACATTTACCGCTGCATTCTACTTTGTACATTTTACATAATACTTAATACAGAAAAAAATGCAACTAGAAAATTATGCGCTTGGTAGATGGATAAAAGGTGAAGGAGAAGGGCAGGCTTTATATAATTCTATCAACGGCGAATTGGTAGCGACGGCGACTTCCAAAGGTTTGGATTTTGGCGAAATGATGGATTATGCCAGAAAAATCGGCGGTCCGGCTCTTAGAAAACTAACATTTCAGGAAAGAGGTTTGATGTTGAAGAAACTTGCTTTTCATCTGATGGAAAAGAAAGATATTTTCTACAAAGTAAGCTGGGCAACCGGCGCGACCAAAGCCGATTCTTGGGTGGATATCGAAGGCGGAATCGGGAATCTCTTTTCGAATGCTTCATTAAGAAGACAATTTCCCGACTTACCTTATTATATAGATGGCGATTCGGTGAAGCTTTCCAAAGAAGGAACATTCATCGGTCATCATATTTGTACACCAAAACGAGGTGTTGCGATTCATATCAATGCCTTTAATTTTCCGGTTTGGGGAATGTTGGAGAAAATTGCGGTTAATCTTTTGGCTGGTGTTCCGGCAATCGTAAAACCTGCCACTGCAACAAGTTTTTTGACAGAAGTTGTCGTTAAAGAAATTATCGCTTCACAAATTTTACCGGAAGGAAGTTTACAGTTGATTTGCGGTTCAGCCAACGGAATTCTCGAAAGTGTGACCAGCGAAGATGTTGTAACGTTTACAGGTTCTGCTTCCACGGGAAAAATGCTGAAAGCACATCCGAAAATTGTGGAAGAATCGGTTCCTTTCAATTTAGAAGCAGATTCTCTGAACGCAATGGTTTTAGGCGAAGATTCAAAACCCGGAACTTCGGAGTTTGATTTATTCATCAAAGAAGCAACACGTGAAATGACGACCAAAGCGGGACAAAAATGTACGGCAGTCAGAAGAATTTTAGTGCCTGTGAATTTGGTTGAGGATGTTCAGATTGCGCTTGGACAAAGACTTTCTACCGTTATCATCGGTGACCCGAATGTCGAAGGTGTGAGAATGGGTGCTTTGGCGAATAAAGACCAGGTGAAAGAAGTTTCCGGGAAAGTTCAGGAATTATCAAAAACTCAGGAAATCGTTTTCGGAAATTTGGATGATTTTGATGTGAAAGGTGCAGACAAAAACAAAGGCGCTTTCATTTCCCCGATTTTATTCCTTAATTCAGACCCGTTTAAATATACAGATTGTCATAACATCGAAGCCTTTGGGCCGGTGAGTACAATCATTCCTTACAATAATTTGGAAGAAGCGATTGAATTGGCAAGAATGGGGAAAGGGTCGCTTTGTTGTTCGGTTGTAACAGCTGATGACGATTTTGCAAGAGATTTTGTTATCGGAGCTGCATCGATGCACGGACGAATTTTGATTCTCAATTCCGATTGTGCGAAAGAAAGCACAGGTCACGGTTCGCCTTTGCCAATGCTGATTCACGGTGGTCCGGGAAGAGCTGGTGGCGGCGAAGAAATGGGCGGAAAACGCGCCGTTCTTCATTATATGCAACGCACGGCAATCCAAGGTTCGCCGACGACTTTGACGCATATCACTCAGCAATATCAATACGGCGGAAAACAATGGGAAGATAATATTCATCCATTCAGAAAACATTTTGAAGAGCTGAAAATCGGGGAAACTTACATTACTGCAAAACATACCGTTACGGAATCTGACATTACCAATTTTGCGAATGTTTCCGGCGATAATTTCTATGCGCATATGGACGCAACCTCTTTGGACGGAACGATTTTCGAAGGTCGTGTTGCGCACGGTTATTTCATACTCAGCAAAGCGGCAGGATTATTTGTTGATGCGAGAAAAGGTCCAGTTTTACTTAATTATGGCTTGGACGAATGCCGTTTTGTGAAACCTGTTTATCCGGGAATGACAATTGGCGTAAAGTTTACCTGCAAAGAAAAAATCAGTCAGGAAAAACGGGATGAAGATGATATTGCCAAAGGAATTGTCCGCTGGCTGGTTGATGTTTATGACCAAACCGGAGAAACCGTTGCGATAGCGACGATTTTAACGATGGTGAAAAAACTGAATCAGGAATAAATCAAGAAACAAGAGAAAAGTAAAAAGAATCAAGTATTTCCAAAGTTTTGTAATTTGGGCAGCTTAATCCGCCTTCCGCTCTCAAACCTAACGGAGTGGTGATAAGTTTGCTTTTTAATAATAGTTTAGATAAAAAGTTAAAAAATTACATTTACAAACATATTGGAAAAAGCAGTAGGAAAAAGTCAGAGAAGTGGTTGATACAAAAATATCGTGTCGAACAATAAGTCCCTACTGCTTGTTTTCTGGAAACCGAATAGAATGCTGTTTATAAAGAGAAAAACTCTTATCACACTGGTTCATAAGAAAACAAAATTCCAATACATTTAAAGTAATTGTATGGTAAATTTAGAAAAGAAAGTAGTAGGAATTGACGTAAGCTCAAAGTTTTTGACCATAAGTTTCAAAAACGCACAAAACCAAGAAATCGTAATGAATATTGGCAATTTGAAAAAAGATATTTTAAGCTGTCTGAAAAAGTTAGACCAAAAGGATTATAAAATTGTAGTAGAAGCCACCGGTTCTTACAGTAGCAAAATCCTTTACTATGCTTATTCAAAGGGATTTGATGTTTATCAGGTAAATCCTTTGACGATTAAAAAATATGCAGAAGTAAGAAACTTAATCAGTAAAACTGATGATGAAGATGCTAAATTAATCCGGGATTTTGGAGAGAAAATGGAAATTTGTCCTTTTGAACCCAAAAAAGAGAATCTTGAATTTTTAGAACAGGAACTCAATCTTTTGCAGGATTTGGAACAGGAGAAAGCGAGATTTTCATTAAAATTAAAATCTCTGCGCCAAAAAGCAAGACTCAATAAAGAGGTGGTAAAACATTATGAAACATTGATTAATAATTTGCAAAAAGAGATAGAAAAACTTTTGAAACGATTGCCAAAACTGGAAGATGAGGAATTGCAAGAGAATAAAACTCTGCTCAAGAGCATTAATGGAATTGGAGAGAAAACCTCGCTCTTATTGCTGGTTGCAACGAACCATTTCAAGAGTTTTGAACACTCAAAATCGGTAAGTAAATACTTTGGAGTTGCTCCAAGAATGTATCATTCCGGAAACAAAAAAATAACAATCGGCAAATGTCGAACAACCAAAGAATATATCCGAAGTGTC is from Epilithonimonas vandammei and encodes:
- the paaB gene encoding 1,2-phenylacetyl-CoA epoxidase subunit PaaB — encoded protein: MQNTEWPLWEVFIRSRQGLDHKHVGSLHAADAEMAIQNARDVYTRRMEGVSIWVVESKHIHATNPDDSEAFYEPSEDKVYRHPTFYHVPEEVKNM
- the paaC gene encoding 1,2-phenylacetyl-CoA epoxidase subunit PaaC, which encodes MENNQNNWLNYILHLADTSLILGQRLCEWCGKGPVLEQDIAMSNIALDLLGEASNYYQYAAEIQNEGKSEDDLAFLRNEREFRNLLLVERENGHFGDTIARHFFFDVYHHLLLTELKNHSDLKLASIAEKSLKEATYHLKWSSEWVIRLGDGTEESHEKIQKSVNDLVDFTDEMFIPANWELELIEQNSIPDIRTFRTKWETKVLEILNEATLSVDFSKSRQLTGGKDGKHTEKMGYILAEMQMMQRTYPNMEW
- the paaD gene encoding 1,2-phenylacetyl-CoA epoxidase subunit PaaD, with the protein product MTVTEEHIWQILEEVPDPEVPVLNLLDLGIIRDVKLNEDEIEIVVTPTYSGCPATSMINMAIKMKLIERGFNNIKITNQLSPAWTTDWMTEEGKQKLKVYGIAPPVYSKNSDELFSKTDEVECPLCGSKYTHLVSQFGSTACKALYQCDDCREPFDYFKCH
- a CDS encoding 3-hydroxyacyl-CoA dehydrogenase NAD-binding domain-containing protein, encoding MKIGIVGSGAMGSGIAQVLATAGNQVLLYDSNPIVVEKAGQNLEAQFQKLAEKGKLTYEEAETYFDNIRLSDKLSELKDSELIIEAIIEDLEIKKDLFQKLENLVSENCILTTNTSSLSVASIASACQKPERVIGIHFFNPAPLMALVEIIPAVQTDKDLISKTKTLVESWKKLPVIAKDTPGFIVNRVARPFYGEAIRILEEGIADCATIDFAMTSLGGFKMGPFQLMDFIGHDVNYRVTESVFKEFFYDPKFKPSFTQKRLFEAGFFGKKSGRGFYDYSPNAEQPKPNENLELLESIFKRILVMLMNEAADAYFLNIASAEDIDLAMKKGVNYPKGLLQWADEFGIANLEKELDQLYNFYHEDRYRCSPITRNLVKQNRKFY
- a CDS encoding GxxExxY protein codes for the protein MNENELAKIVVDLGYKIYKKLGAGLFENVYEECLFHDIKKAGLQVERQKYLPIIYDDLRIENAYKIDLLIENKLILEIKTVDALNDVHKAQILTYLKMTGCKLGLLINFRTDFYKDSVKRIVNNL
- the pcaF gene encoding 3-oxoadipyl-CoA thiolase gives rise to the protein MNQVYIIDGIRTPIGKLKGSLSSVRPDDMAAFVIKKLLERNPNIDQSRIYDVVLGCANQAGEDNRNIARMSALLSGLDYHVPGETVNRLCASGLSAAINAARSIQVGDADLMISGGVENMTRGPLVISKSESPFGGDAKIYDTTFGWRFINPKMKEIYGVDAMGETAENLAERDNISREDQDLFAFNSQRKTKIAQENGRLSQEIVPVNIPQRKGDDLIFDKDEFPKNDTTLEGLSKLRTVFKKEGTVTAGNASGLNDGAAVNLLASENAIKEFGLTPKARIVSSAVVGVEPRLMGIGPVKATELALKKAGLTFNDIDIIELNEAFAAQSLACIRAWGLDDNDSRINPNGGAIALGHPLGMSGARILNSAMYELHNQNKKYALATMCVGLGQGFAVVIEKV
- the paaZ gene encoding phenylacetic acid degradation bifunctional protein PaaZ; the protein is MQLENYALGRWIKGEGEGQALYNSINGELVATATSKGLDFGEMMDYARKIGGPALRKLTFQERGLMLKKLAFHLMEKKDIFYKVSWATGATKADSWVDIEGGIGNLFSNASLRRQFPDLPYYIDGDSVKLSKEGTFIGHHICTPKRGVAIHINAFNFPVWGMLEKIAVNLLAGVPAIVKPATATSFLTEVVVKEIIASQILPEGSLQLICGSANGILESVTSEDVVTFTGSASTGKMLKAHPKIVEESVPFNLEADSLNAMVLGEDSKPGTSEFDLFIKEATREMTTKAGQKCTAVRRILVPVNLVEDVQIALGQRLSTVIIGDPNVEGVRMGALANKDQVKEVSGKVQELSKTQEIVFGNLDDFDVKGADKNKGAFISPILFLNSDPFKYTDCHNIEAFGPVSTIIPYNNLEEAIELARMGKGSLCCSVVTADDDFARDFVIGAASMHGRILILNSDCAKESTGHGSPLPMLIHGGPGRAGGGEEMGGKRAVLHYMQRTAIQGSPTTLTHITQQYQYGGKQWEDNIHPFRKHFEELKIGETYITAKHTVTESDITNFANVSGDNFYAHMDATSLDGTIFEGRVAHGYFILSKAAGLFVDARKGPVLLNYGLDECRFVKPVYPGMTIGVKFTCKEKISQEKRDEDDIAKGIVRWLVDVYDQTGETVAIATILTMVKKLNQE
- a CDS encoding IS110 family RNA-guided transposase — translated: MVNLEKKVVGIDVSSKFLTISFKNAQNQEIVMNIGNLKKDILSCLKKLDQKDYKIVVEATGSYSSKILYYAYSKGFDVYQVNPLTIKKYAEVRNLISKTDDEDAKLIRDFGEKMEICPFEPKKENLEFLEQELNLLQDLEQEKARFSLKLKSLRQKARLNKEVVKHYETLINNLQKEIEKLLKRLPKLEDEELQENKTLLKSINGIGEKTSLLLLVATNHFKSFEHSKSVSKYFGVAPRMYHSGNKKITIGKCRTTKEYIRSVLFICSWSAVKCNPQCKALYERILEKGKCKKLALIAVCNKLLRQAFGIIKSKNKYQLDFAK